In Dermacentor variabilis isolate Ectoservices chromosome 11, ASM5094787v1, whole genome shotgun sequence, one genomic interval encodes:
- the LOC142564828 gene encoding defensin-like: MRFFSVTFLLGLVLAFLAFCSTTAEGTHQPHLRVRRGGGCPIPGSCVKSCQDSGRKSGTCVGPRRSNCVCTD; encoded by the exons ATGCGGTTCTTCTCCGTAACCTTCCTTCTTGGTCTCGTGCTGG CTTTTCTGGCCTTCTGCTCCACAACAGCGGAGGGAACGCACCAGCCGCATCTGCGAGTCC GTCGAGGTGGCGGCTGCCCAATTCCCGGCAGCTGCGTCAAGAGCTGCCAGGACAGCGGCCGCAAATCAGGGACCTGCGTCGGACCCCGTCGTTCAAACTGCGTATGCACTGATTAG